The following proteins come from a genomic window of Kitasatospora sp. NBC_01246:
- a CDS encoding VOC family protein: protein MIGTLQCIVLDCPEPAVLARFYAALLGGEVDRPDPRWSLDGAWSTLHVGGGPVLCFQGVADHRPPRWPDPAHPQQAHLDIDVPDLDRAEREVLALGATRLGDGGAWRIYADPAGHPFCLLPAASGSGPQA from the coding sequence GTGATCGGCACACTGCAGTGCATCGTCCTCGACTGCCCGGAGCCGGCCGTGCTGGCCCGGTTCTACGCGGCCCTGCTCGGCGGCGAGGTGGACCGGCCGGACCCCCGGTGGTCGCTGGACGGCGCGTGGTCGACCCTGCACGTCGGGGGCGGCCCGGTGCTCTGCTTCCAGGGCGTGGCCGACCACCGGCCGCCGCGCTGGCCCGACCCGGCCCACCCGCAGCAGGCGCACCTGGACATCGACGTGCCGGACCTCGACCGGGCCGAGCGGGAGGTCCTCGCCCTCGGCGCCACCCGGCTGGGCGACGGCGGTGCCTGGAGGATCTACGCCGATCCCGCCGGCCACCCGTTCTGCCTGCTCCCGGCCGCCTCCGGGAGTGGCCCGCAGGCCTGA